From the Colletotrichum lupini chromosome 1, complete sequence genome, the window CCTTGAGATACCTACCTTGCCTGGTAGACAACTTTTTCTCTTCGGTCCCTGGTGACCCTCCTTACAAGGCCAAGAGGTCAATTGCATATACACACACTCATACAACAGGCCAACCTATGGTGTGATGTCCCCTCAATGGCATcatcgtagctagcccatTTTCTCTGCCTCACTCTTCCCATTGCTGGACAACGACCCCTACTtaccccccctccccctcccctcttCCGTGCTCTTCCTTTGCCGTTGCGTACTCCGTTGCCGGCCCGTCTCTTTTGTgtgtgtctctctctctcttaagCGCGTCACCGTCCCCGTTGCTCTTGTGCTCGCACACCTTTAGAGAAAACCTGCCTCCTTCCCCTCCTCATCTCTTCTCCGTGTCTCCAATTCCTCCCTCTTTCTGTATACACATTCTTTGCTAAAGAAGAAAGTCAAACTTGAACAATGGCTGAAGAATTGAGCAAGAACTTTGAGACTCTCCAGCTCCATGCGGGGTACGTATGCTCTCTTTCATGAACACTgcccatcaccaccaccaccaccaccacaccgAGCAAGCATGCCTTCGGGGGAGGAAAACAACCTTCCCGTTGCTTTTGGAGCTGTTCGAGACCTGATAACAAGCTGACGTGTGGGGATTGTCGTGTCTCTGTAGCCAGGAACCCGATCCAACCACAAACTCGCGCGCCGTCCCAATCTACGCGACCACGGTTCGTAAAACCTtcccgacgacgacgagcaACCAAGCTCTCTTCTCTCGCGAGCGCGGGCGCAAACATCGCAGTGCTGACAGCTGATCTCAATATGTGTAGAGTTTCACCTTCAATGACTCAGCTCACGGCGCGAGGCTCTTTGGCCTCAAGGAGTTTGGCAACATTTACAGCCGTATCATGAACGTACGTCAAAGTCACACTTTCCTCGACAACCTCATGCTATATAGTGTACCAAGCTTGAAAACTGACCGTGCCCTCTTTCCCACTCCTCCAGCCCACCGTCGACGTCTTTGAGAAGCGCATCGCCGCGCTCGAGGGCGGTGTAGCGGCCCTGGCCACATCCTCTGGCCAAGCCGCCCAGTTCATCGCTATCAACGCCCTCGCGCACGCCGGCGACAACATCGTCTCCACCTCGCTGCTGTACGGCGGCACATACAACCAGTTCAAGGTCTTCCTCCCCCGCCTCGGCATCCACACAAAGTTTGTCGACGGCGACCGCGTCGAGGACATCGCCGCCGCCATTGACGACAAGACCAAGGCCGTCTACGTCGAGAGCATTGGAAACCCAAAGTACAACGTCCCGGACCTCGAGGCTATTGCCAAGGTTGCGCACGAGAAGGGCGTCCCCGTCATTGTaagccccccccccttccgtCTCCATCGCAAGTTGCACAAACATCAGACGGCAAGCTAACACCGGAAACCCACAGGTCGACAACACCTTTGGCGCAGGCGGCTACTTCATCCGCCCCATCGACCACGGCGCCGACATCGTAGTCCACTCGGCGACGAAGTGGATCGGCGGCCACGGCACCACCATCGGCGGCGTCATCGTCGACAGCGGCAAGTTCAAGTGGGACAACGGCCGCTTCCCGCAAATGACGGAGCCCTCGGACGGCTACCACGGCCTCAAGTTCTGGGAGACGTTCGGCCCCATCACCTTCATCATCCGCGCCCGCGTCGAGATCCTCCGCGACCTCGGCGCCTCCCTGAACCCCTTTGCCGCCCAGCAGCTCATTATCGGCATCGAGACCCTGTCGCTGCGCGCCGAGCGCCACGCGCAAAACGCACTCGCGCTCGCCAAGTGGCTCGAGGCTAGTGACTACGTGAGCTGGGTGTCGTACCCCGGTCTCGAGAGCCACCCGTACCACGAGACGGCCAAGAAGTACCTCAAGCGCGGATTCGGTGGTGTCTTGAGCTTCGGCGTCAAGGGCGGTGGTGATGCTGGTAGCCAGGTTGTCGATGGCTTCAAGCTCATTTCTAACCTCGCCAACGTCGGTGATTCCAAGACCTTGGCTATTCAGTAAGTTCACACCCCTTCACCATGGAGTGAGAGAGTCCAGCAGACTAGAGAAAGCACTTgctctccctctctctctctcttttgaCCAATAATTCCACCCGCTAACCATGGCCAAAAAGCCCCTGGACCACCACCCACGAGCAGCTCTCCGACGAGGAGAAGACGAGCTCCGGCGTCAGCGAGGACCTCATTCGCATCTCGGTCGGCACGGAGCACATTGACGACATCATCGCCGACTTTGAGCAGTCCTTCAAGAATGCCTCCTCCGCGTCTACCACGGGCAAGCCCGCCCCCGCGGCCGAGACCAAACAGGACGACGCGCCGCTTGCGCCGTAGGTCGGTGACAAGACATGCGCGCGCCTGAAATGATTGGTTTCTGTTTTTTGCCTTGTTTTTTCTGCCAAATGTACGAGAACGATAAAATACCCGTAGAAAAAGCAACTTACGATTCTTGTCTTGCCTGGTCGCCCTGTCTTGATTAATACGTGGCTTTGTTTTGCATGGAgagaaaagagaaagccgaagAAACGCCATCATGCTTGAAACACCCCCTTGATCGTTCCTCGTGCAACATGATCAGAAACACTCGCAAAGTTTTGACCCAGCCAAGTCAGCGTTGCCCAGGCCTGGATTCTCGCGTCCGACGACGTCCGCTGTCGATGTGATAAGCAAGGGACGAGTGGCGCACATCACACATCTGCCACGCCAGTCCATGCCCGGCCCAAGCCATGAAAGATACCTACCCAGGCACACCAGGTACCGAAGATCAGAAAGGAAAATGGATGCGCGTGAAAAAGTGAACCCCTCCTGATCCCTGGTGTCCATCCTCCGTTAAGAAAGTTGTGTGATCAGCCCGGCCTAAGGTAGCTTCCCCCCGTGGCAACTCGCAAAGCACGCAACGAAATGAAACGTGCCGACGCCACAAATTCCTAGCGGGCGGCGCGACGGCATTTTTAGTCTTCGCCTTTCTTGTGTGGATACGCGAAAACACATGTTGCCGTTGCAATGCGATGGAGACCCAGCGATTTGGGCGGCAGATATTCGTGGGGGTTGATAGATACAGGAGCTGAGATGGAGTCACGAGGTTGACGGCTTGACAGCTGTTCTGCGAATATACAACCCTGCGAACAAACCCTCAGAATCGCGGGGACGAAGAAACGTGCGGGATCCCGACAAGGTCTGTGGTTGTAATCCGACCCGGCCAAAAACCGGCGCCGGTGCGAATGAGTAGGTAGCTCCCAACTGGAATGGGCGGGGGGGGATGTTCACCGTCTCCACAACCCCCCGGCGCGCGGTAGACGACCACCGGTTTACTCCGCCAACGGACTCTGATTGGCCGAGAGAGGTTCGCTGCATTCAACGACGCCTCTTGTCTTGCTCTCTgactgtgtgtgtgtgtcccATCCCCATCCAAGCTCCAAATCCCACGGCCCGCCGATTTTAGCTATATTCCTCGCCATCCCACCTCGAAGAACATCACGGAAATCCTCCCCCGCCCTCTCGACAAAGTCTCCTTTCGTCTCCCTTTTGTAACCCCGTCTCTTCTTGCTTGTCGTTCTTACTTCCGAATACCCTCCCTCGCCCAAGAACCACCCAACGGATATTCTCGGTCGACACCGCCCCATCTAGCAATGCGCCTCCTCGCAACCCTCGCCCTCGCGGCGACATCAGCATCCGCCGCCTCCCTGACCCTCTcgatcccctcctcccaagCCCTCCCGAACCCCTACACCCTCCCGCCGTCGACCCACGCGACGCTCTCCTCCCTCGGCGCCACCTTCTCCGCGCCCCTGTCCGTAAAAAACACGTTCGTCTTCCACAACCtcaccggcggcggcggcggcagcggcagcgcggGCTCCTCCTACCTCGTCGACATCCACTGCGCGACCCACGCCTTCGCGCCCCTGAGACTCGATGTCGATGCCGAGGGCGGGCTGGCGGCGTGGGAGACGTACCGCGGTAACGATTGGGATAACAAGGGCGAGGCGTATGCGGCCAAGGAGTTCGAGGGCGGCGCGAAGGGGTTTGAGGTCAGGGTGTTGGGGCAGAAGAATTATTTCTTGGAGAGGAGCAAGTGTGAGTATTTTCTCTTCccgtcttttttttcccttcgTCCCTATGACCTCCTATATGAATGTAATAGTGTTGGGGTTTGTTTGGTGTCTATGGCGAGGAAGCCGAGCTCCCAGAGCTGTCGGCACTTTTCACGACGCGCACCTCTCTCCCGAGATATCGAATCGATCGGGGAGCACAGAAAAACGCTGACAACCCAAACCTCGCAGTCTCCATCCTCACCATCCTCAAGAACCCCATGATCCTCCTCGGCCTCATCAGCATGGGCATCTTCCTCGGCATGCCCTACCTCATGGACAACAGTACGTTCAAAAACCCGAAACCTCTTCCCCCGTTCCTCGACGGAAAAGTCATCCTAACACGAACCGTTTTTTTAGTGGACCCCGAAATGCGCGCCGAGTTCGAAGAACGCCAAAAGAGCAACCCGATGAACTCCctcctcggcggcggcggcggcgggggcGGCGACGCGAACCCCATAGCCAACTTTGACATGGCGGGCTTCCTCGCCGGCaccggcagcagcagcagcaagaaGGAAGAGTCTTCCGGTTCTGGTGCCTCGAGCGGTGGGGCTGGtgggaagaaggagaagggcgTGCGGAGGTGAGAGAGAGTGTGTCGTGGAAGAGGGAAGTGATGCGGGGGAGGCAGAGTACAATTACACGGTTGCTCAAGATTGTTATCACGGCTCCTATAAGACACGGGGTACAGCCTACGGCGCTTCTTAGACCTCGATTCCCTATAAATTACGTTTTACGAGCTTTGGCGAAGTAAGGATATCGGAAGCCCGTACTACCATTAACACTTTCTTGCGTGTCGTTGGGCTGGTGATCATACCTTACCTCGGGCAACCCAGGTATACGTGAATCCGTCCGCAACACCGGTTCTCGTCACCAGCACAGTAGGCGCCCGTTTTTGTGGGCGGGCCAGGTCAGACTACGACGGTGGAGTGGTTGAAGCAACGTATACTCCAAGGAAGTCGAGGTGGCGCCGGCCGAGAGGCGCGAGTTGAGTGGTCCGTATCCGTCATTGCCTACTTATTTTCGTGTTTCTGTTCTGCTACTGATAGTAGTATCAAGATTGGATCTGCAATGCTACAAAGTTATATTCGTCGTCACACAGGCTGATGCATCATAGCGTTCGTCTGAAAAGGCAAAGAGACATAATGTTCAAATGCAACAGGGGCTCTTTTTACTCATGAGAAGAACGCATATTAGACGCAGTGATGCCCCCCTGAAACCCGCCCTAGTCCATCCCTTTACCTGCCAACCATTCTCTCATGATCCATTTAGTAAGGTACGTTAAAATTAGCTGGCCGTAATCCAGTATCAGTCACTTAGAAGTCACCTCCAAAGTCGTCACCACCGCCGAAATCATCATTGTCCTGTCCGTCGTCTGTACCAAAGTTAGCAATTGTTCAAATATCAAGCCTTAGACTCAAAGGGTGCAACTTACTGTATCCATCAGCGTACGCCTCCTGCTGCTCATCATTGATGTGATCCGCAATCAGGGCACCGCCAAGCAGACCGGCACCGGCACCGAGCGCAAGACCGCCCGCCATACccatgccgccgccgccggcttTCCGACCGCCGCCCATTCCACCCATTCCACCCATGCCCCGGCCGTAGCCCTGCTGCTGGGGATATCCGCCATAGCCCTGCTGCTGAGGGTATCCTCCGTAACCCTGCTGAGGCGGATAGCCGCCATATTGCTGCTGAGGGGGGTAACCGCcatactgctgctgctggggcGGGTAGCCGCCGTATCCTTGCTGCTGGGGGTACCCTCCGTACTGCGGCTGGGCGTGGCTCGAGCTGCCCATGCCGCCTGTCTTGGCCTTGCCCAGCAGCTTTCCCAAGAAGCCGCCGGAGCTCTTTCCCCTTGTCTCTTGCGCGCGGGGCGGGAGCTGGTCGGGGAACGGCGACTGCGACTGCtggtgttgctgctgctggaggTTGTAGCCCGGCGGCATAGGGGAgtggctgccgccgccgccgccgctacgAGCGCGGGCTTCCTCCTCGGCCTGGAGCTG encodes:
- a CDS encoding O-acetylhomoserine aminocarboxypropyltransferase/cysteine synthase, encoding MAEELSKNFETLQLHAGMPSGEENNLPVAFGAEPDPTTNSRAVPIYATTSFTFNDSAHGARLFGLKEFGNIYSRIMNPTVDVFEKRIAALEGGVAALATSSGQAAQFIAINALAHAGDNIVSTSLLYGGTYNQFKVFLPRLGIHTKFVDGDRVEDIAAAIDDKTKAVYVESIGNPKYNVPDLEAIAKVAHEKGVPVIVDNTFGAGGYFIRPIDHGADIVVHSATKWIGGHGTTIGGVIVDSGKFKWDNGRFPQMTEPSDGYHGLKFWETFGPITFIIRARVEILRDLGASLNPFAAQQLIIGIETLSLRAERHAQNALALAKWLEASDYVSWVSYPGLESHPYHETAKKYLKRGFGGVLSFGVKGGGDAGSQVVDGFKLISNLANVGDSKTLAIHPWTTTHEQLSDEEKTSSGVSEDLIRISVGTEHIDDIIADFEQSFKNASSASTTGKPAPAAETKQDDAPLAPFDPAKSALPRPGFSRPTTPCPAQAMKDTYPGTPGTEDQKGKWMRVKNGRRDGIFSLRLSCVDTRKHMLPLQCDGDPAIWAADIPVLRIYNPANKPSESRGRRNVRDPDKVAPNWNGRGGMFTVSTTPRRAVDDHRFTPPTDSDWPREVRCIQRRLLSCSLTNITEILPRPLDKVSFRLPFVTPSLLACRSYFRIPSLAQEPPNGYSRSTPPHLAMRLLATLALAATSASAASLTLSIPSSQALPNPYTLPPSTHATLSSLGATFSAPLSVKNTFVFHNLTGGGGGSGSAGSSYLVDIHCATHAFAPLRLDVDAEGGLAAWETYRGNDWDNKGEAYAAKEFEGGAKGFEVRVLGQKNYFLERSKSELPELSALFTTRTSLPRYRIDRGAQKNADNPNLAVSILTILKNPMILLGLISMGIFLGMPYLMDNSTFKNPKPLPPFLDGKVILTRTVFLVDPEMRAEFEERQKSNPMNSLLGGGGGGGGDANPIANFDMAGFLAGTGSSSSKKEESSGSGASSGGAGGKKEKGVRSDAGEAEYNYTVAQDCYHGSYKTRGTAYGAS